A genomic segment from Carassius auratus strain Wakin unplaced genomic scaffold, ASM336829v1 scaf_tig00044525, whole genome shotgun sequence encodes:
- the LOC113087086 gene encoding nicotinamide riboside kinase 2-like isoform X2, producing the protein MEAMVNTVKGWMENPIKFARSHGIQVTPATEMDDPESQVHILIVEGFLLYNYKPLLEFFDKSYYITIPYEECKSRRRTRQYTVPDPPGLFDGHVWPMYLRHRSDMENCGLPIEYLDGLKTKDEIYNQVHEDIHNTLLNRS; encoded by the exons ATGGAGGCCATGGTGAACACTGTCAAGGGCTGGATGGAAAACCCAATCAAATTCGCCCGTTCTCACGGCATCCAGGTGACCCCAGCCACAGAGATGGACGACCCTGAGAGCCAAGTGCACATACTCATTGTAGAAGGATTTCTGCTCTACAACTACAA GCCTTTGCTGGAATTCTTTGACAAATCATATTACATAACCATCCCATATGAGGAGTGCAAGTCAAGGAGAAG aaccaGGCAATACACCGTCCCCGACCCTCCTGGGCTCTTTGACGGTCACGTGTGGCCCATGTACCTGAGACACAGAAGTGACATGGAGAACTGTGGTTTGCCGATCG AATACTTGGACGGCTTGAAAACGAAAGATGAAATCTACAATCAGGTTCACGAAGACATCCACAACACACTCCTGAATCGTTCATAG